A section of the Telopea speciosissima isolate NSW1024214 ecotype Mountain lineage chromosome 3, Tspe_v1, whole genome shotgun sequence genome encodes:
- the LOC122655991 gene encoding thioredoxin-like protein CXXS1: MEGQVTEEAVKSRVVKVDSLESWDLFISQANSQRCPVVVHFTATWCMPSVAMKPILEEMALVHQNILFLSVDVDEVKEVASKMEIKAMPTLLLLREGTQVDKLVGANPEEIKKRIDGFVHSFRDLLK; encoded by the exons atggAAGGTCAAGTGACAGAGGAAGctg TGAAGTCTAGAGTGGTGAAAGTGGATTCGTTGGAATCATGGGATTTGTTCATTAGCCAAGCTAACTCCCAGCGCTGTCCT GTGGTGGTACATTTCACTGCAACCTGGTGCATGCCGTCGGTGGCCATGAAGCCAATCTTGGAAGAGATGGCGTTGGTCCATCAGAATATCTTGTTTCTTTCCGTAGATGTGGATGAAGTTAAG GAGGTGGCATCGAAGATGGAGATAAAGGCGATGCCGACTTTGTTGCTGTTAAGGGAGGGAACCCAAGTAGACAAGCTCGTTGGGGCCAACCCTGAAGAGATTAAGAAAAGGATTGATGGTTTTGTCCACTCATTCCGTGACTTATTAAAATGA